One region of Hydrogenobaculum sp. Y04AAS1 genomic DNA includes:
- a CDS encoding cytochrome c biogenesis protein ResB, whose protein sequence is MRKYITNTLAILTISLVLWLSEAVYGLFYDHSKGPVFYTIFGITSFVFGFSIIKLLYDELVEVVKELRSGKGLFDVIYDLLSSLKLAFFLMIAIAIFSMLGSTYVEQEQPFSFYASKYGVNEAHLIMTLHLNNVFHSWYYRILLYLFGINLILCSIKRLPPVWKHTFGSERILKLDEKAEKHLKPISVKSQKDPIEIAKFLKSEGFRVFYEEEKDKKYIYAEKGKWSRLGVYIVHIGLIILLAGTLIDSYFGIRGIMQVPEGEKSNLLMSLDLASNKVYKLPFYVYEKRFKIITYGKSSPEFASAVKSYESYIYIIKDNKIVSQGSLAVNKPYSYDGYNIYQASYGLTGFPKEMELIAIDKKKAASGNPQKALAGTVRFVNSKFAMFDGISLEILKSTLNIENPQAGANGDLKPAVMLKAKYNGKSYLIPVIYSPKLTLVAYNEIPGTKNFPYVFFMDSFVPQYFSGFQISKNPGTDIIWLGSIVTILGMVLAFYKVNRKVWIRLQGDEMKMALYSHKFKEEFQKTFLQKLKTVI, encoded by the coding sequence ATGAGAAAGTATATCACCAACACACTAGCGATACTTACAATAAGTTTGGTGTTATGGCTATCAGAAGCCGTATACGGTCTTTTTTATGATCATAGTAAAGGTCCTGTCTTCTATACAATATTTGGTATCACATCTTTTGTTTTTGGGTTTTCAATAATAAAGCTCCTTTACGATGAGTTAGTGGAGGTTGTAAAAGAACTACGATCTGGCAAAGGCCTTTTTGATGTAATATACGATCTTTTATCATCTTTAAAGCTTGCATTCTTTTTAATGATTGCAATAGCCATATTTTCTATGCTTGGTTCTACATACGTAGAACAAGAACAGCCCTTTAGTTTTTACGCTTCCAAATATGGAGTAAATGAAGCCCATCTTATAATGACTCTTCATTTAAACAACGTATTTCACTCTTGGTATTATAGAATATTGCTTTATCTTTTTGGTATAAACCTAATACTTTGCTCAATAAAAAGATTACCACCAGTATGGAAACATACCTTTGGAAGCGAACGTATATTAAAACTCGATGAAAAAGCAGAAAAACATTTAAAACCTATAAGTGTAAAATCTCAAAAAGACCCAATAGAAATAGCAAAGTTCTTGAAATCAGAGGGCTTTAGAGTTTTTTATGAAGAAGAAAAAGATAAAAAATATATATATGCCGAAAAAGGAAAATGGTCAAGGCTTGGTGTCTACATAGTACACATAGGGCTTATAATACTTCTTGCAGGGACACTTATAGATTCTTACTTTGGTATAAGGGGTATTATGCAGGTCCCAGAAGGTGAAAAATCAAACTTGCTTATGAGTTTAGATTTGGCTTCAAACAAAGTTTACAAACTTCCGTTTTATGTGTATGAAAAAAGGTTTAAGATAATAACCTACGGCAAATCATCTCCAGAGTTTGCTTCTGCGGTAAAATCCTATGAAAGCTACATATACATAATAAAAGACAACAAGATAGTAAGCCAAGGGTCTTTGGCGGTAAATAAACCCTATAGCTACGACGGATACAACATATATCAAGCGTCCTATGGGCTTACAGGGTTTCCAAAAGAAATGGAGCTTATCGCCATAGACAAGAAAAAAGCAGCCTCTGGCAATCCTCAAAAAGCTTTGGCTGGTACTGTAAGATTTGTAAATTCTAAATTTGCAATGTTTGATGGCATCAGTCTTGAGATTTTAAAAAGCACATTAAACATAGAAAACCCCCAAGCTGGAGCTAACGGCGATTTGAAGCCTGCTGTTATGCTAAAAGCTAAATACAACGGTAAAAGTTATTTGATTCCAGTTATATACAGCCCAAAACTAACGCTTGTAGCTTACAACGAGATACCCGGCACAAAAAATTTTCCATACGTATTTTTTATGGATAGCTTTGTGCCCCAATATTTTTCAGGATTTCAAATATCAAAAAACCCAGGCACAGATATAATATGGCTTGGTTCTATTGTTACAATACTTGGTATGGTGCTAGCTTTCTATAAGGTAAATAGGAAAGTGTGGATAAGGTTGCAAGGAGACGAGATGAAAATGGCTCTTTACTCTCACAAGTTTAAAGAAGAGTTTCAGAAAACCTTCCTACAAAAACTAAAAACTGTGATATAA
- the murJ gene encoding murein biosynthesis integral membrane protein MurJ, producing the protein MIFKNALFFSVAVFISRILGYIRDAVFAYYFGVSYLSDAFFIAWRLPNTLRRLLGEGGLNASFVPIYGELYKKDKELSNRFFSGVFWYLAFINMIIITFVILFAPYVVKIIAPGITNPLALEKASLFIRFLIVNQMFFSINALLMGALNVKGIFFRSAFTQAIFNISMIFFIIILQDKIGIFSAIIGALVGGVSQVVFLFSKALKLDIKLSFCFEWNDHIKTFFKRLIPALLGFGVAQLSFFVDTFLASMLGKGVISYMYYANRLFQLPIGLMSVGLANALLSSLSVGEDKTKRTSEAIAVISLLTIPASFGLFVLSKDIINTLYHHGLFNEKDALNTAHVLAILSLGITFFSWQKILSSAFFANKDTMSPSLSTLIGVLVEGISGYTFAFLLHFSFIGLAMGTVLSGLSSFLFLMWRSKGEFIDLKMLTSSCLKALVGALFMCVFILYFKRFVPYPWLKIAIFIPAGALVYLMSLFLLREPFFISIFKSLKKRAII; encoded by the coding sequence TTGATTTTTAAAAACGCACTATTTTTTTCCGTTGCAGTTTTTATAAGTAGAATCCTTGGATATATAAGAGATGCTGTTTTTGCATATTATTTTGGTGTTTCTTATCTATCCGATGCTTTTTTTATAGCTTGGAGACTGCCAAATACATTGAGAAGGCTTTTAGGAGAAGGGGGTCTAAACGCCTCTTTTGTGCCTATATATGGAGAGCTTTACAAAAAAGACAAAGAACTTTCAAACAGATTTTTTTCAGGGGTGTTTTGGTATTTAGCTTTTATAAACATGATTATAATAACCTTTGTTATACTTTTTGCTCCTTATGTGGTAAAGATAATAGCCCCAGGTATCACAAATCCATTGGCTTTAGAAAAGGCCTCTTTGTTTATAAGGTTTTTGATAGTAAATCAGATGTTTTTTAGCATAAACGCCCTTTTGATGGGTGCTTTGAATGTAAAAGGTATATTTTTTAGAAGCGCTTTTACTCAAGCGATATTTAATATTAGTATGATATTTTTCATCATAATTCTTCAAGATAAAATTGGCATATTTTCAGCCATAATAGGTGCTTTGGTGGGAGGAGTATCCCAAGTGGTATTTTTATTTTCAAAAGCTCTAAAACTTGATATAAAACTAAGCTTTTGTTTTGAATGGAATGATCATATAAAAACGTTTTTTAAAAGACTAATACCTGCATTGCTGGGGTTTGGGGTAGCACAGCTTTCTTTTTTTGTGGATACGTTTTTGGCTTCTATGCTTGGAAAAGGGGTAATATCTTACATGTATTATGCCAACAGACTTTTTCAACTTCCTATAGGACTTATGTCAGTAGGACTTGCCAATGCTCTTTTATCATCTTTAAGTGTAGGTGAGGATAAAACCAAAAGAACATCAGAAGCCATAGCTGTGATAAGCCTTCTTACGATACCAGCCTCTTTTGGGCTTTTCGTATTATCAAAGGATATAATAAATACGCTTTATCATCATGGGCTTTTTAATGAAAAAGACGCTTTAAACACCGCTCATGTGCTTGCTATATTATCTCTTGGTATTACATTTTTCTCTTGGCAAAAGATACTTTCAAGCGCTTTTTTTGCCAACAAAGATACGATGTCTCCAAGCCTATCTACGCTTATAGGCGTTTTAGTAGAAGGTATATCTGGTTATACGTTTGCTTTTTTACTGCATTTTTCTTTTATAGGGCTTGCTATGGGTACTGTGTTATCTGGCCTTAGTTCGTTTTTATTTTTAATGTGGCGTTCAAAAGGTGAATTTATAGATTTAAAAATGCTAACAAGCTCTTGTTTAAAAGCTCTTGTTGGGGCTTTGTTTATGTGTGTTTTCATACTATATTTTAAAAGGTTTGTACCTTATCCTTGGCTAAAGATAGCCATATTCATACCAGCTGGTGCTTTGGTGTATTTGATGTCTCTTTTTCTTTTGAGAGAACCATTTTTTATCTCTATTTTTAAAAGCTTAAAAAAGAGAGCTATTATATGA
- a CDS encoding cytochrome c biogenesis protein CcdA: MENVSVLAAFLAGVISFLSPCVLPIVPAYLSYLSGNSSVRADKNFDIDILIASIFFVLGFTVVFSIMGLSASFIGGLFRDYSSYISKIGGAFVVFFGLHFSGVLIKKDFLKYLGAFEGFLFSFYAFHMINLKTFLELSAVVSIVFALYMLNLHNVLYQQFKLTDDSKINMNTRKGFLKYVFAFTVGLSFAFGWTPCIGPVLGSILFYASQESTLYKGAYLLFIYSMGLGVPFIASGALFGAFIGFLKRFKRAFELVEVVGGILLVLMGIFLVLGKITMISSLI; encoded by the coding sequence ATGGAAAATGTATCTGTTTTAGCAGCTTTTTTAGCAGGTGTTATAAGTTTTTTGTCTCCTTGCGTGTTGCCCATAGTCCCAGCTTACTTATCGTATCTTTCTGGAAATAGCAGTGTAAGGGCAGATAAAAATTTTGATATTGATATACTTATAGCGTCTATATTTTTTGTGCTTGGTTTTACCGTAGTGTTCAGTATAATGGGGTTATCTGCATCTTTTATAGGTGGGCTTTTTAGAGATTACTCTTCTTATATCAGTAAAATAGGTGGGGCTTTTGTAGTGTTTTTTGGGCTTCATTTTTCTGGTGTTTTGATCAAAAAAGATTTTCTTAAATACCTTGGAGCTTTTGAAGGGTTTTTGTTTAGTTTTTATGCTTTTCATATGATAAACCTAAAAACATTTTTAGAGTTATCGGCGGTGGTAAGCATAGTCTTCGCCCTTTACATGCTAAACCTTCACAACGTTTTGTACCAACAGTTTAAGCTTACAGACGATTCAAAAATAAACATGAACACAAGAAAAGGGTTTTTAAAGTACGTTTTTGCTTTTACGGTGGGTCTTAGCTTTGCCTTCGGGTGGACTCCTTGTATAGGACCAGTGCTTGGTTCGATATTATTTTACGCTTCACAAGAAAGCACCCTTTACAAAGGTGCTTACCTTCTTTTTATATACTCTATGGGGCTTGGAGTGCCTTTCATCGCATCTGGGGCTTTGTTTGGGGCTTTCATAGGATTTTTAAAGCGCTTTAAAAGAGCTTTCGAACTGGTGGAAGTTGTAGGCGGTATACTCCTGGTACTAATGGGGATATTCTTAGTGCTTGGTAAAATTACGATGATATCATCTTTGATATAA
- the def gene encoding peptide deformylase yields the protein MLEIVTFPNEILKRKTNPVKSIDAEIKEIIKEMKETMYKNDGIGLAANQVNIPLSIMVIDTTSREDDQEKFKDVLINPTVLAKEGEIKFKEGCLSFPGLQVEVIRAKEITIKAINECEEEVILNLSGLPAIVFQHEFDHLNGITFLDRLSGIKKRLALEKYQKMLKEKVSA from the coding sequence ATGCTTGAGATTGTTACATTTCCCAATGAAATTTTAAAGCGCAAGACAAACCCAGTTAAATCTATTGATGCCGAGATAAAAGAAATCATAAAAGAGATGAAAGAAACCATGTATAAAAACGATGGTATAGGCTTAGCTGCCAATCAGGTAAATATACCACTTAGTATAATGGTTATAGATACCACTTCAAGAGAAGATGACCAAGAGAAATTCAAAGACGTACTTATAAATCCAACGGTTTTAGCAAAAGAAGGTGAGATAAAGTTTAAAGAAGGATGTCTTTCTTTTCCGGGTTTGCAAGTAGAAGTTATAAGAGCTAAAGAAATCACTATAAAAGCCATAAACGAGTGCGAAGAAGAAGTGATATTAAACTTAAGTGGACTTCCGGCAATAGTATTTCAACACGAGTTTGACCATCTTAACGGTATAACATTTTTGGATAGATTAAGCGGTATCAAAAAACGTCTTGCCCTTGAAAAGTATCAGAAGATGCTAAAAGAAAAAGTAAGTGCATGA